One genomic window of Octopus bimaculoides isolate UCB-OBI-ISO-001 unplaced genomic scaffold, ASM119413v2 Scaffold_87364, whole genome shotgun sequence includes the following:
- the LOC106878666 gene encoding E3 ubiquitin-protein ligase MIB2 has protein sequence MFVFFMFFFPLSITFSQCSDVVTLMLSQTVSLKLDMKNHIEMTPLLEAVSRGHLGITHRLIALGANINAVDGEGNNCLHLAMERDAFNSEGAPLDILDECCTELSLRKDERLSGIVVTRYLAKQGADFYHKNDKNNAPLDLVRNAKLKTKLQTILPPQCFWCGHRKATTKVHPCGHLVTCEECSNTPFKRCLRCLKPVTSRGQVGKNTLC, from the exons atgtttgtatttttcatgtttttctttcctctttccataACTTTCAGCCAATGCTCTGATGTGGTGACTTTGATGCTGTCCCAG ACGGTTTCACTGAAACTGGACATGAAGAACCATATCGAAATGACACCATTGCTTGAAGCTGTCTCCCGGGGTCACCTCGGAATAACGCACCGGTTAATAGCCCTGGGTGCAAACATAAATGCTGTTGACGGTGAAGGGAATAACTGTTTGCACCTTGCTATGGAAAGAGATGCGTTTAATTCCGAGGGTGCACCCCTGGATATTTTAGATGAG TGCTGCACTGAGCTCAGCTTGAGAAAGGACGAAAGGCTCTCTGGCATTGTGGTTACCAGATATTTAGCCAAACAGGGAGCCGATTTTTaccataaaaatgacaaaaataacgcACCATTGGACCTCGTTAGAAACGCAAAgctgaaaacaaaattacaaacaatttTACCACCACA ATGTTTTTGGTGCGGACATAGAAAGGCCACAACAAAAGTCCACCCATGTGGACACCTTGTGACATGTGAAGAATGTTCAAACACTCCATTTAAACGATGTCTGAGGTGTTTAAAACCTGTAACAAGTAGAGGTCAAGTTGGTAAGAATACTCTTTGttga